TTCCGGAAGGAAGAAGGAActgcctggggggaggggagggggagtgggcgGGAGCCCAGGGCCGGTTCCGCCCCCACGGTGCTTCGCTGGGTTACTTATCCCGGACGGTGTAGGGTGGAGAGCTAGACGGTCTGTTGGGTCCGCTGGGCTAAAGTAGGGCAGGTGTAAACCTGAGGGCGTTGGGCAGTTGCGCTCTTTTCTCTGAAAGCGCGGCCACAGATGGCGTGATTCCTAGAACTAGGTGGactcctcctctcccagcccgCTGGCCTCCATCGCCTTACCTGCCTCTTCAGGTATCGCGAGGCTCTCAGGAGCCCAGGCCCCGGCGCCTAGCAGCGAGGGCGGACGCCCGCACGCAGCCGGCGGGCCGAGGCTGTTGGCTGCTGTAGCGATCTCAGTTAGCCCGTCCCCAGGTGCTGCGTCGGGAATCGCCGACAGCTGACGCGCCTTTCAGTCGGAGGGAGGTTTTGCCTCTTCCGTGGGTGCCGGTAATCTCGTGGCTCGTGATGAAGTGAGCAAGACTAGTATAGCCCCCGTGTTCATAGCGCTTATGTTCTACTGAGGGGAAGGcgtacaataaaaaatataaaagaatcgcACTGTGCGAAGATGCCCGAATACGTTAGAACGCTGAAATGAAAGGGTGAATGAGGGCGGAGGAGAGGTCACTGCCTACTGTCTGAGAAGGGGGCCGTTGAATCTGAGAAccagaggaagggaaaaacatgTAGCGGTGTAAAGAAGGAAGGTGGGCAGGCTGGGGAGAGCGTTCCTGGCCCAAGGAATGTGTGCTACgaccctgaggcaggaaggagttttgtcttttctgggaGCTGAATGGAGGCTGTGTGGTCGAGCCCATGAGCCAGGGAAGGAGGGCATGAAGTGAGGCTGAAGAGCAGCAAGTTGTTGGTCTGGATGTTAGCGCAGTGGGAAGCCGCTCAGCCATTTAAGCATTTTGAAAAAGTCATTCTGGCTGTTAAAGGAAGAGTTTATCAGTGAGGGGCAACAGCGAAACTGAGCCGACCAACTAAGGGGCTGTTTCAGGCAAGCAAGAGGTTGGCAGCTTTGGACTGAGGTGGTGGCAGCAGAGACATGTGTAAGGGGCAGAAGCACCAGAGCTTGCTGATGGATGAAAACGAGAATGAGGAGGAAAAGGATCAAGATATCGGGGGTGACTTGAGCGTGAGTTTCTGGCTGGAGCAACTTAAGATAAATGGACGGTGGTGCCTTTTACTGAGATGCTGacggccttaaaaaaaaaaaaattaaaaaaaaaactatgtccCCCAACAGGATAgaggcctgggaggggagggagtgattCCGGAAGCTTTGGGGTTGTAGGACTGAGGAATGTCAGACGTGAAAGAAAGTATAAATAGTTCTGAGGTTGGGAATGCAGGCTACTAAAGAAGCATGGAAGCTCCCCAGCCAGTCCAGGGTGCCCTTTTGAGGCTTGTGATCCAGTCATTTCAGTCGTTTGGTTGGATTTCCCTCAGCCAAGTtctgttctcccctccccttctatCTTCTAGCTCTCCATaatttggaaatgaaataaacatttttattatgtgtTGACTATCATCCTAATGTTTCCTTActtgaaaatggtaaatttactGGTAAGGTGAATtgaatgtaattaaaatatatatattactgaacTGAACTAAaggttgtatttttctttgtaaaaaaacaGTCCCCCGAACTAAATTTTCACAGTGTGGTCTGCAAATCAATTTATTtgcttaatagaaaaataattttcagtacCTCTAAACTAACCTGCACCCATCATTGGCTtctcctttgcccatttcttaaCATTTCCTAAGGCTGGAATAACTGTTCCTTACTTGTCAAGGGGTGACTTCAAGGaagcatttttacttttcaaagatgattgtctgctttttaaaaatgttgatggaagcaacccaaacgtccatTAATAGTTGAGTAAGTTGTGGTACagtcatacagtggaatactatataGCAATTAAAATAAAGCAGTCCCACAACCTGGATGATTCTtaacaaacataatgttgaagaagtcagacacaaaagaaatacactatatgattctgttttttgtagagtgaaaaaacaaaagtagGTAAAACTAAAGTCAGAAGAGGCTACTTTTGGGGAGAGAGGCAATGAAGGGGGGCTTATGGGATGGTGGTGGTAATGCATCTTTTGACCAAAGTGATGGTTAAACAGTGTGTTCACTTTATGATAATTCATCATCTGACCTCTATAAGATGTTTGGTATTTGTTCTACTTTAATAAAATAGCTTATTAAGCAAACAAGGGCCACACAAGATAGGCAAAACTgccattttttttacagaatgaGAGAGATGTTTATATGCTCTTATGATCTCTTCATCTGACCACTTCAGTAAATATCGAAAGTGAATATATGCGTAGCTTTATATGACCATTTAAGGGAAAGGGAATAAATAGGGATGAACTGAAGGATAGTTAGAAGTTTGATGTTCTTCAGAGTCTTCAGAGGCTGGGAGCTAATTCATTTACTAATAGAACACTTTttagggaaaaaggaaaatttaaccCTTGACCTTAAAAGGGTAGgttttgtctcagtttttctaGCAGGGTACACTTTGTCTTCTTGCTTgataaactgaagaaaaatacaCCACTTTTTTGATGTTGGAGAAGACTAAGGCCTAAAGATGCCTTAAACTCACTGATCTCTAACAGTTTAGATTTTAGTTTCTATCCAACTATGCTGCTTTTTCtataaacagtttttattttaaaataccctcACATTcattctctctgggcctcattatCTTCACCTGTAGAGTTAGGCTGTAGGACTGAGGAATTTCTAATTTGGAATCCATGAATGGTCAGCTCTTTGAATCCCCTGAAAATGAATCAAaactatatgtatgtgtatatatgcatttttctgggggagctatccataggttttatctgattttcacagagaaaacacaaaaactaGTCAGTTTCTAAGGTCCCTTACAGCTGTTAACATTCTAGGATTCGTGAAACAAAGATTAATTTCCATGTAGATGTTAACTATAGGTTTCCTCTAAGACCGATTAGCAGGGTGAGTGTTTTGATCTGAATTATTAGATATTTTTgagtagttatttttaaattttgtgttttaaaattaattaaaatctaaACTGTTAGATATAGTGaagtttaaaacatctttatttagcCCATAGCCCTCTCCTATGTCACATACTACATTCCCCTTAAAAGGCCACTAGTCTGGAAGAAAAAGGACAGTGTTCAGACATGCTCAGTGTTGTCTAACGGGTGTGTACTCCCCTCATGCCCCGTTCTGGACATGGGACAAGTCAGAGGAGGCAGTGGGTGGAGGGGACAGTGACTGATAACACCTGAGGTTTGCTTGCAGTCAGGAACTCGATGCTTCAAACAAATACTGATGCTGTGAAGATGGTCTGGTTCTGACTGAACAGCAAAAGCTCTACGATTGTCTTTATCTCTGTGACAGGATCGCCTCCTGTCGGCAGCCCTTAAAGCCTACTAACCTGGTCTTGGGAAACTCTTTAAGCCTTAGGGCCTTAAAACCTTGAGTGCCCTTTTCCTATCCCTCAAACTCAGAAAAGAACATTTCAGTTATCAACTATACAGTTTCAGTAAAATACACACTCAAAAGAAATAGGGGTGGGGAATCAGGGTGCAAGGGTACTGATTCCAATCTCACCCTTATTGTCCAGAATTAATATAGATTGCccacattaaataatttttctcaaaaacatttctacatttaaaattttaaaattaattagaaatgtGATGAGGTGAAAAAGAAAGCCACTGCAACCATTGTATTGAATGCTATTTCAGGAGTTTCGAATTTTAAAGCAGTGTCAAAGAAACCAGACAATAACAGCTACTCTTTAATTTTAGATATGTTGCTTTTATTCAAAAGAGTCACTGCTTGACAAACTCTTAAATCACAAGGTTTGAACCAAACTGTCAGTCCTCTGAAAcagctctgtgaggtaggtatccGCACAGCCACAGGGACCAGCACAGTCCTTTCTTCCCGTGTTACTTTCAGTGCTGAGAACTATAGCAGCTGGAACCACTGTTCTAGTGGACAGTTAGAACAACTgtttcttctgtctccctccccacaGAGCTGCCCAAGTTATCATCTGCTCCTGGGGCTGGACCATCTGTTTTTTGAAAGTTACAATATTGTTGTTTACGAAAATCCAAACTGTTGCTTTGATTTATATGCTCTAACTCTGAATCACAGAAGTATTACtatgatgtttaaaaatttaaaacactgattGACTCTACTTGCTTTAAATACTCTCGGAtcccttctacatttattatcaCTGATCAATAAAGATGACATAATAAACAGGTCTAAACTTCTGAGAAGACAGCATATTCCCTTTTCAACTTAGTAAGACTTCCTACAGTGTTTTTGTATGTTACAAAAGTTGGTACAATACGCCTCTACCAGGAAAGTCTTAGAAGGAATTCCAAATATTACAATAAAAGTACTGTAAGTGTGACACTTGAAGCAGAACACATGCacagaaaattaaaacctttcaAAAATGGCTTTGCTGTAGCCCCACACCAAATTTATAATTGGTAGGCAACGCGTTTCGAGACTGATAAAGGGTGGTGTAAAGAACTCCTACTCATTAGCTTCTCAAGTTAGTGACTGCAGCTGAAACGTTTTCCTATGAAGTGTGCCACTCTATGAGAAGTTTGATTTGGACATGGTGAATCAGGATTCGTGGAGTCTTGATATGTAATCTTTCTAAACCTTTGTTCTTAGGAGAACCCAAGCTGTTCTACTCCAGTATATTCCAAAAGTCTTCCAAAGGATCCCAGTTTCTCCCCATGTAGGAGTCCTAGGAGTCTAATACCAGTTCGGTCACTTATCTGTGCATGGCTTCAGACAAAAAAAAGCCCTTTCATCTACGTCAGGGATTTCATCTATGAAAAGGAAGGTAATGCCCTGTCTTCTTCACCTAACTctcttgaggattaaatgaacggTATGCAAGAAATCGCTTTAATTACAATGTGCTATACTtaaggattttgtttttctctgtgacaAGCAGCAGCTTTGTCTTAGGCCCAAATTACAAGACACTACTGATGTATCATTCAGCATCTCATCAGTTGATGGCCTCTGATTCACCTGGAAGACTGACAGTGAGGCTCACTGATACATGAGTGGACAGGATGACTAGCAGTGGCTGCCAGGCGCAGAGCTGACACTGCCTGAGCCCTGGGGATCAGTGACTACCCTGCTGTCCAGGTCACTCAAGGGCAGTGCCAGCTGAGGGAGTTAAGATTTCGTAATACTTGCGGTTTTGATTCTTCTCAAACAGAAAACTGCATAAAAGAGCGTTAAGTACTTATGCTGTAGTCATCCAAAAACCAAGATAACGTTCCTGCTGAATCATCTCATTCTGCACAAGGCCTGATGAATCTGGGCTACATTCTGTCATCTAGGGACAGTATTACAAAAGTGTTCTGACAAGAGAAAACTAACCAAATCTGTACATTCTGTCGCTATAGCTCACCAGTAATTTCTCTTGTCAAATTTAGTGTTCCTAGTACCCTCCTCAGGTCTTTGATGCTCACAGCTACGGAGAACCACCTTCCTCAGGAATGTACCAAACTGTTATGTGTCTGCAGTATCACCCAGGTTCCTGAAACAAAAATTCCCTTTACAAGTAACTTTTATATACTGTTCCTATAAAAGGACCAAACTCTTACTGAAATGCCATAACTGAGAATATCAAGAGTGCTGGCTGGAGTCCAATGTCTCACAACTTGTTAATTCTCCTGTCACTTAAGGAAGTGTTCTGTAAACcagaatataaaatcaaattaacaaaGTTCAAGTTTCTTCTTTCCCCTTCAGCTGGTAGCAAAGAATTATATCAGAATGGAAAAGCAGAACTGCTCCAAATGAACAAAACCTAGCTACTCAAAGAAACACTGATTTTTCCCCAATATTgtacaatattttattgtaacCAAAATACTTAGGTGAGTCTCACAGCAATATATTATCATGTGGGTACTCACCGAGAAGGATGAATTGGATAAACTGTACGTTTGACAACACCTTACTATACATCCAGTTAACCTGAATAGTTTGGTGGGGGAGAAGATATAGAAGCATCCCATTTTATATAATTCCATATTTTTCCACAACTTTATAGACAACACAGAATGAAGATACAGTTGTAAATCACTATAATTCTAACCTTACTATTGGGACCTGCAACATGTAAAAATTCCAGTCATATATTGCTAGGCATTTGCAAATAACAATCAAATGTTTGTCATACAGTGGTTTTAAACTTGTAAGATAATATTCAAATGCTTTAAACTGCCATGGtccttttgtttgattttacacATTGACTCAAATATTTTAGTgcactcattttctcatctgttgaGTCTCTGTGTTACTACTTCTCGGTACATAATAGAGATGTAGATGAGCAACAAAAATACGACAAAGAAATCATCGAGAAAGCCTAGAATTCCAAACAGGGCTTCAGGCACAAAATCTAGAGGCGATATAAGGTAGAAAAAAGCCCCCATTAAACAAAGTATTATCCTGATACGGAACATCCAGAAAAGGCCTCCGACTGAAAACACCTCTCTGAATGCATGCCTCAGTAAAGTGGGTAGGTCCATAATTCTTTCCATAATCTGGTAGGGGAAGAACAAATACTGTGATTTGGTATCTAGTGTGttagacttaaaaataatataattttcttaCAATGTGCAGACAAACTCAGTTAACATGAATGAAGGAGTTTCATGTATTCACTGAACACCATATTTTCTagttacacattttatttaaaaatagttctttGATTACTAGGTTCTTATAAAATAGGTCTTATTGCAGATAATTGAAAAGTAACTAAAATATCAACAAATTTGAAACACAGGATATAGTAATACAAAACTCAAGTTATTTCTAATTTGAGTTAGTAAAATAAAC
The Globicephala melas chromosome 21, mGloMel1.2, whole genome shotgun sequence genome window above contains:
- the RNF170 gene encoding E3 ubiquitin-protein ligase RNF170 isoform X3, with product MYCPICLHQASLPVETNCGHLFCGTCIVAYWRYGSWLGAISCPICRQTVTLLLTVFGENDQSQDAVSLHQDINDYNRRFSGQPRSIMERIMDLPTLLRHAFREVFSVGGLFWMFRIRIILCLMGAFFYLISPLDFVPEALFGILGFLDDFFVVFLLLIYISIMYREVVTQRLNR